One stretch of Microvirga lotononidis DNA includes these proteins:
- a CDS encoding glycosyltransferase family 2 protein: MQKVAQLEKALLAQSTRLDRAETAIKDAKQREDSLLSGPVFRTLNGLQTAARLLNRRLRSGYRTLAQRWHELGLRGPAKPVEAAQPLQPSYAEASLPPAEDLPWPVRVDRRLRMERPRTLAVGQSQIPSEPLITVILTARDSASHIRDTLQSILRQTYSRFELLVADDASRDGTCALINELVAADPRVRLIRLNRSRGVYWGWNAAISEARGEVVMLLSDGLRCLPTFLEVHLKALCKRGVVATVSYGEPALEGPRSAASESDLVRDPAPSALMLKRHVFDEIGYFDTVTALAGAEMRDRIQLAYGVGSLQAVTGPVCSAIPGTGDSALKISAEKAAHYVRSYQAWHTAVSDARSQPYVPFPVTNRSFSSHEDILVEGKRFLAEPVVAFMATFPKRQKHLARAVQSLLPQVDHLFIYMNDYEKVPDFLLNERITALPASRLEDLRDIGKFYHMSGVPTGYFFTVDDDIEYPDDYCDTLVRKIEDYDRKAIVGVHGVIFEHPLQRFFSPNRTTFRFQRALDVDAKVNLIGTGTMAFHSSTIAFEPGSLPKGMADIGVAIAAKANNVDMIAVTRPEKWLTPILVKGQDDQSLWEEFRENDDEHTEILKKHGDWRL, from the coding sequence ATGCAGAAAGTTGCTCAGCTTGAGAAAGCGCTTCTCGCACAGAGCACTCGTCTCGATAGAGCCGAGACGGCGATCAAGGATGCAAAGCAACGCGAGGACAGCCTTCTCTCCGGACCGGTCTTTCGAACGTTGAACGGGCTCCAAACCGCTGCACGCTTGCTCAATCGTCGCCTCCGGAGCGGGTACCGGACTCTTGCTCAGCGATGGCACGAGCTCGGGCTTCGCGGACCGGCAAAGCCCGTCGAGGCCGCTCAACCGCTACAGCCTTCCTATGCGGAAGCCTCCCTGCCCCCGGCAGAGGATCTCCCCTGGCCCGTGAGGGTCGACCGCAGGCTCCGTATGGAGCGCCCGCGAACCTTGGCAGTCGGGCAATCGCAAATCCCGTCGGAGCCTCTGATCACGGTTATCCTGACGGCCCGTGATTCAGCCTCACATATACGAGATACGCTACAATCGATTCTGCGGCAGACGTATTCACGGTTTGAACTGCTGGTCGCCGATGATGCGAGCCGCGACGGCACGTGCGCCCTCATCAATGAGTTGGTGGCCGCTGATCCCCGAGTACGGTTGATCCGGCTGAACCGCAGCCGAGGCGTTTATTGGGGCTGGAATGCGGCCATTTCAGAGGCTCGCGGAGAGGTCGTAATGCTTCTTTCCGACGGGCTACGATGCCTCCCGACTTTCCTTGAGGTGCATTTGAAGGCCCTTTGCAAACGGGGCGTTGTCGCCACGGTCTCCTATGGCGAACCTGCGCTGGAGGGACCCCGCTCCGCGGCATCCGAGTCTGACTTGGTGCGTGATCCTGCTCCGTCGGCGCTGATGCTCAAGAGGCACGTGTTTGATGAGATCGGCTATTTCGACACCGTCACCGCGCTAGCAGGAGCAGAGATGCGCGACCGGATCCAGCTCGCTTACGGAGTGGGATCGCTTCAGGCCGTGACTGGCCCCGTATGCAGCGCCATTCCAGGCACAGGGGATTCGGCCTTGAAGATCTCAGCCGAAAAGGCGGCACACTATGTCAGGTCCTATCAAGCCTGGCACACGGCTGTTTCCGACGCCCGTTCGCAGCCCTATGTGCCGTTTCCGGTGACCAACCGGTCATTCTCCTCGCACGAGGACATCCTGGTTGAGGGGAAGAGGTTCCTGGCGGAGCCTGTCGTCGCCTTTATGGCCACGTTCCCGAAACGCCAGAAACATCTGGCGCGGGCTGTCCAGTCCTTGCTCCCGCAGGTCGATCATCTGTTCATCTATATGAACGATTACGAAAAAGTTCCTGATTTTCTGCTGAATGAGCGCATTACGGCGCTACCCGCCTCGCGTCTGGAAGACCTTCGTGACATCGGTAAATTCTATCATATGTCGGGTGTACCAACGGGCTACTTCTTCACTGTCGACGACGACATCGAATATCCCGACGACTACTGCGACACTCTTGTGCGCAAGATCGAGGACTACGACAGAAAAGCGATTGTCGGCGTTCATGGGGTCATTTTCGAGCACCCGCTCCAACGGTTCTTCAGCCCGAACCGGACGACCTTCCGGTTCCAACGCGCGCTCGATGTCGACGCGAAAGTGAACCTCATCGGGACTGGGACGATGGCCTTCCACTCGTCAACGATCGCTTTCGAGCCAGGCTCCCTTCCTAAAGGCATGGCCGATATTGGCGTGGCGATCGCCGCAAAGGCCAACAATGTGGACATGATTGCCGTCACGCGTCCGGAAAAATGGCTGACCCCGATTCTCGTGAAAGGACAGGATGATCAAAGCCTCTGGGAGGAGTTCCGGGAAAACGAC